In Nonomuraea sp. NBC_00507, the following are encoded in one genomic region:
- a CDS encoding DUF6461 domain-containing protein, with protein MRKIMPADYAWEDNWPEEIYTATFVRGLNERETLRRFGVVDDNIHPVDDEEVMERIEETDGCCDMVLVTRAGDWTIAFEYSGWEGTRPETLRELTRNGGEAISVMRHNYAASHDFEHAADGRIRTAFRPQTPQERWGSHPDALNEDMRELGLEPEPDEEFQYLSGSVPAALALASRISGVLFTPALLDGPLLGGAITDAVPDDPREGDPLARHALRVVNRELAEAIDNAAPDLQRRAAVAEARRQCELAGVADHPVLAAALASAERGETWPVGHDSPLAELIRGYESELTGHPIDGAIGEWMAGPSADPHRSPEGRRTIFSIDTATGMPACPSCRWHHRPGEAEREAVRPRWQAVISVRHALSPDARTAAYSTHFALVHGDQVMTDPDHAAAVAATLRAAST; from the coding sequence ATGCGCAAGATCATGCCCGCGGATTACGCGTGGGAGGACAACTGGCCGGAGGAGATCTACACCGCCACCTTCGTCCGCGGCCTGAACGAGCGCGAGACGCTCCGGCGGTTCGGCGTGGTCGACGACAACATCCATCCAGTGGACGACGAGGAGGTCATGGAACGCATCGAGGAGACTGACGGCTGCTGCGACATGGTGCTGGTGACCCGGGCCGGCGACTGGACGATCGCTTTTGAGTACAGCGGCTGGGAGGGGACCCGGCCCGAGACCCTGCGCGAACTGACCCGCAACGGGGGTGAGGCCATCTCCGTCATGCGCCACAACTACGCGGCGTCGCATGACTTCGAACACGCCGCAGACGGCCGGATTCGGACGGCCTTTCGCCCGCAGACGCCCCAGGAGCGCTGGGGCAGCCATCCCGACGCGCTGAATGAGGACATGCGCGAACTAGGCCTGGAACCCGAACCAGATGAAGAGTTCCAATACCTGTCCGGCTCCGTTCCTGCCGCCCTCGCGCTGGCCAGTCGTATCTCCGGCGTGCTGTTCACCCCCGCACTGCTGGACGGGCCGCTGCTGGGCGGGGCCATCACCGACGCGGTTCCCGACGATCCCCGGGAAGGTGACCCACTCGCCCGGCACGCCCTGCGGGTCGTCAACCGGGAGCTCGCCGAGGCCATCGACAATGCCGCCCCTGACCTCCAGCGGCGGGCCGCGGTCGCCGAAGCCCGCCGCCAGTGCGAGCTGGCCGGCGTGGCCGACCACCCGGTGCTCGCCGCGGCGCTGGCTTCGGCCGAGCGGGGCGAGACGTGGCCGGTCGGGCACGACTCCCCGCTCGCCGAGCTCATCCGCGGCTACGAGTCGGAGCTGACCGGCCATCCGATCGACGGGGCCATCGGCGAGTGGATGGCCGGCCCATCTGCGGATCCGCACCGCTCCCCCGAGGGCAGGCGCACCATCTTCTCCATCGATACCGCGACCGGCATGCCGGCCTGCCCGAGCTGCAGGTGGCATCACCGCCCGGGCGAAGCGGAGCGGGAGGCAGTCCGGCCGCGCTGGCAGGCGGTGATATCAGTACGCCACGCCCTGTCACCCG
- a CDS encoding LacI family DNA-binding transcriptional regulator, which yields MTDRQPTLDEVARRAGVSRGTVSRVINNAPHVSRAARQAVERAIKDLGYVPNVAARSLATQRSGAVVLAVSSDDQALFTNPFFAEVVVGVNAVLEETDLELLLILAASERGRSRLARVLQSRRADGVMLLALRENDPLAKVAAEGGVPVVYGGRSLGGSHHWYVDADNRDGARQAAEYLISTGRTRIATITGPLDMHVGLSRYLGFREALALAGLGAERVAHGDFTEASGAAAMARLLTEHPDLDAVLVASDEMAVGALGVIKEHGRAVPGEIAVVGFDDVVTARHTHPTLTTVRQPIKALGREMTRMLLALIRGEQPTPLILPTELVIRESA from the coding sequence ATGACGGATCGGCAGCCGACGCTGGACGAGGTGGCCCGGCGGGCGGGAGTGTCCAGGGGCACGGTGTCCCGGGTGATCAACAACGCCCCGCATGTCAGCCGGGCCGCGCGGCAGGCCGTGGAGCGGGCCATCAAGGACCTAGGCTATGTGCCCAACGTCGCCGCCCGATCCCTGGCCACCCAGCGCAGTGGCGCGGTCGTGCTGGCGGTCTCCAGCGATGACCAGGCACTGTTCACCAACCCCTTCTTCGCCGAGGTCGTCGTCGGGGTGAACGCCGTCCTGGAGGAAACCGACCTTGAGCTGCTGCTGATCCTGGCCGCCTCAGAGCGCGGCAGGAGCCGGCTGGCCCGTGTCCTGCAGTCACGCAGGGCCGACGGTGTCATGCTGCTGGCCCTGCGGGAAAACGACCCCCTGGCAAAGGTGGCCGCCGAGGGCGGCGTCCCCGTGGTATACGGCGGACGCTCCCTCGGCGGGTCTCACCACTGGTACGTGGACGCCGACAACCGCGACGGCGCGCGCCAGGCGGCCGAATACCTGATCTCCACCGGCCGCACCCGGATCGCGACCATCACCGGGCCGCTCGACATGCACGTCGGCCTTTCCCGCTACCTCGGCTTCCGCGAGGCGCTGGCGCTGGCCGGGCTCGGAGCCGAGCGAGTCGCGCACGGCGACTTCACCGAAGCGAGCGGAGCCGCTGCGATGGCTCGCCTGCTGACCGAGCACCCGGACCTCGACGCCGTGCTGGTCGCCTCCGACGAGATGGCCGTGGGCGCGCTCGGCGTGATAAAGGAGCACGGCCGGGCCGTGCCCGGTGAGATCGCAGTCGTGGGGTTCGACGACGTAGTGACCGCCCGGCACACCCATCCCACCCTGACCACGGTGCGCCAGCCCATCAAGGCCCTCGGCCGCGAGATGACCCGCATGCTGCTCGCCCTGATCCGCGGCGAGCAGCCCACCCCACTCATCCTCCCCACCGAACTGGTCATCCGCGAGTCCGCTTGA
- a CDS encoding aldo/keto reductase family protein, with amino-acid sequence MKFRHLGHSGLMVSEIAYGNWLTEDTVEPCVHAALDAGITTFDTADAYAETRAEEALGQALRGIRRDSVEILTKIYWPTGPGPNDRGLSRKHIMRSIDGSLRRLGTDYVDLYQAHRYDYATPLEETLRAFDDLVRAGKVLYVGVSDWTAEQIADALRIADDLGLDRIVSNQPQYNMLRRVIEPEILPLCAKEGVGQLVYQPMAQGVLAGRYSPGQAPPAEARREFVDRLLTDDVLTRVERLRPIAADLGLTMAQLAIAWVLRGPGVSAAIVGGSRPEQVHDSAAASGVTLGDDVLGAIDEILDDVVERVADGPFSPLTRP; translated from the coding sequence ATGAAATTTCGCCATCTGGGGCACAGCGGGCTCATGGTCAGCGAGATCGCCTACGGCAACTGGCTCACCGAGGACACCGTCGAACCCTGCGTGCACGCCGCCCTCGACGCCGGGATCACCACGTTCGACACCGCCGACGCCTATGCCGAGACCCGGGCCGAGGAGGCGCTCGGCCAGGCGCTGCGGGGCATCCGCCGCGATTCGGTGGAGATCCTCACCAAGATCTACTGGCCCACCGGCCCCGGCCCCAATGACCGCGGCCTGTCCCGCAAGCACATCATGCGCTCGATCGACGGCTCCCTGCGCCGCCTCGGCACCGACTACGTGGATCTCTACCAGGCGCACCGCTACGACTACGCCACCCCTCTGGAGGAGACCCTGCGGGCCTTCGACGACCTGGTGCGAGCCGGCAAGGTCCTGTACGTCGGCGTCTCCGACTGGACGGCGGAGCAGATCGCCGACGCGCTGCGGATCGCCGACGACCTGGGCCTGGATCGGATCGTGTCCAACCAGCCGCAGTACAACATGCTCCGCAGGGTCATCGAGCCGGAGATCCTCCCGCTGTGCGCCAAGGAGGGTGTCGGCCAGCTCGTCTACCAGCCGATGGCCCAGGGCGTGCTGGCTGGGCGCTACTCCCCCGGCCAGGCGCCGCCCGCCGAGGCGCGCAGGGAGTTCGTGGACCGGCTGCTGACCGATGACGTCCTGACGCGTGTGGAGCGGCTCCGCCCGATCGCGGCGGACCTCGGGCTGACCATGGCGCAACTGGCGATCGCCTGGGTGCTGCGCGGTCCCGGGGTCTCGGCTGCGATCGTCGGCGGCTCGCGGCCCGAGCAGGTGCACGACAGTGCGGCGGCATCCGGGGTGACCCTCGGAGACGATGTGCTCGGCGCGATCGACGAGATCTTGGACGACGTGGTGGAACGCGTGGCGGATGGGCCGTTCAGCCCGCTCACCAGGCCCTGA
- a CDS encoding LacI family DNA-binding transcriptional regulator, whose amino-acid sequence MRPTIEQVAAHAGVGRSTVSRVLNGSPKVRPKTRVTVQKAIEELRYTPNRAARSLVTRRTDTVALVISESPERVFSDPFFAGVVRGIAAQLTSSGKQLLMTMARSSSERSALEAYLGGGHVDGVLLLSLHHEDPLPSHLGELGVPAVLGGRPLDPALAAHVVDVDNQAGAYLAVRHLIERGRRRIATITGPMDMLVSVHRLGGYRDGLTASGIEESSDLVADGDFSEQSGAVAMRALLARRPDLDAIFAASDLMALGALRVLREAGRADVAVVGFDDSPLAEQAGLTSVHQPVEDMGREMVRLLLELIGGGRPSRSVLVLTPHLVTRETS is encoded by the coding sequence GTGAGACCCACGATCGAGCAGGTGGCCGCGCACGCGGGAGTCGGCCGGAGCACGGTCTCCCGCGTGCTCAACGGCTCCCCCAAGGTGCGCCCGAAGACCAGGGTCACCGTGCAGAAGGCCATCGAGGAGTTGCGCTACACCCCCAACCGGGCCGCGCGCTCGCTGGTCACCCGGCGCACCGACACAGTCGCGCTGGTCATCTCCGAGTCTCCCGAGCGCGTGTTCAGCGACCCCTTCTTCGCGGGCGTCGTACGCGGCATCGCAGCTCAGCTGACGTCGTCCGGCAAGCAGCTGCTGATGACCATGGCCCGGTCGAGCAGCGAGCGCTCAGCCTTGGAGGCCTATCTCGGGGGCGGCCACGTGGACGGCGTCCTGCTGCTCTCACTGCACCACGAGGATCCGCTCCCGTCCCACCTGGGTGAGCTCGGCGTCCCGGCGGTGCTGGGCGGCAGGCCACTCGATCCCGCTCTCGCCGCTCATGTCGTGGACGTGGACAACCAGGCGGGAGCGTACCTGGCGGTGCGGCACCTGATCGAGCGGGGACGGCGACGGATCGCGACCATCACGGGGCCGATGGACATGCTCGTGAGCGTCCACCGGCTGGGCGGCTACCGTGATGGCCTGACCGCCTCCGGGATCGAGGAGAGTTCCGATCTCGTGGCGGACGGGGACTTCAGCGAGCAGAGCGGCGCCGTAGCCATGCGGGCACTGCTCGCCCGCAGGCCCGACCTTGACGCGATCTTCGCCGCCTCCGACCTGATGGCCCTGGGCGCGCTGCGGGTGCTGCGCGAGGCAGGCCGCGCCGACGTGGCCGTCGTGGGCTTCGACGACTCGCCACTCGCCGAGCAGGCCGGGCTCACCTCGGTCCATCAGCCGGTCGAGGACATGGGCCGGGAGATGGTCCGCCTGCTCCTCGAGCTGATCGGCGGCGGGAGGCCGAGCCGATCCGTCCTCGTCCTCACCCCGCACCTCGTGACAAGGGAGACTTCATGA